The DNA segment CCACTGGCGTGTGTCGTCCTCGCCGACAAACAGGGGCTGGACGAGATCGACGGCGTCCCCGTCTACTCGCTGTTACAGGTCATCAGTGTCGGCACCGACGAGTAACCGCTACACAATCCCCTCGAAACACGGCCCCCTGTCGTTTCTTCGTCTCCCACTCGTGAAAGCGTCCCTCACTGACCGATACTCCAACTTCACTATCGAATACTCCAACTAGCCAACATAATCACTACTAAGGAAATACTAAATACTTCATAATTAAGAGTTTGGTCTAACCGAAGAACGACACTCGGTGTGAGATGCCGCGAGAGGACAAACCCTTAGTCCGTGACGCACCAAGTGGTGGCAATGACGTTCCAACCGAACTCAAGTCTCGAGCAGTCCGAAGTCGACGACATCGTGGAAACAACCCTCGAGGAAAACGAGGTCGTGCTGTTCATGAAAGGGACGCAGTTGATGCCCCAGTGTGGGTACTCCCAGCGCGCACTCGAGTTGATCGGCACCTATCGCGAGGACTTCGAAACCGTCGACGTCCTCGAGTCCCTGCCGGAGTTCAGGACGGCGCTCTCCGAACACAGCGGCTGGGAGACGATCCCACAGACCTTCGTCGACGGCGAGTTCGTCGGCGGCTCGGACATCCTCGCTGAACTCGACGAACGTGGTGACCTCGAGTCGACACTGACCGTCGAGTAATGGAAGTGCGTGTTCGGGTGCCTGTTCGAGGCCGCCACCTTCGATTGTGCCCGATACGTATATGAATTCAAATGAATCGGGCGAGTATATAATAGCAGGTCATATATGGCCCGCCACCGTAGTAACGGGCAGACGACTGTCGCCCACCTTTCCACACATGTCAACAGAGGACTCCAGACACGTATATCGGTTGCACTCCACCCTCGAACTCCCACTCGAAGAACTACACGAGTTTCTCGAGACGGCGACCTACCCGGAGAAGGTCACCGACGTCGAGTTAACGCGGCGAAACAACACGCTGATTTTGAAAGCCGTCTCCGACGACGACAGCGTGAGCAAGTATACCCCGACGGCCCAGCTCAAAGCGAGCGTCACCGAAAACCGGGTGTACGAGGAAGACCCGGACGAGCGACGGAACTCCTTCCGGTGGGACGAGGAGGAAGAAGACGAGATCGAATCCGAACTGGTCGAGTTCGCGGCGTTCAAAGGCGACCGTGAAACCGTCCTCCAGAACTCCCTGCTCCAGTACGAGATGTTTCAGGTACTCTGTGCGATCGCCCAGGAGACCGAAAAGGGAACGCTGACCGCGATTTCGGAAAACGACGGCGAACTCGAGGCAACTCGTATCGTCGATGGGGAACCACGGCCAGCCGACGTCGAGGTCGTCGAAGGACCTCGAGAGCGAAAGGCCTCCTCTGCGGGGGTCAACTGGCGCGATAACAAATTTATTAGCGACTGATACTCGAGTTCCTTTCCTGAATACTGGGCATTCGATCCACTCGAAAGGCTAAACCGCATCTTAAGTTGTTCTCGAAGCAGATCGCTATCGCTTTTCTATTCGATAAGTAGTGAAAATATGATAATTGGGCCGTGGTGAATCACCATACGGCGTTGGATTCGCCTAGCTCACAGCACGCTTGATGTTGTAGACGACACACATCAGGACGATTTCACGGAACTCACGATACCAGCTTCGCGCACACACGGCGTCGCCGAGCGTGCGCTTGATCACCGAGAAGACGGTCTCAGACAACGCTCTCTGGCCGTAGAGAGCATCATCGATCCGCGCGTTATGCGCGTGATCGATGGGACGGAACTCACGATGCTT comes from the Natronosalvus amylolyticus genome and includes:
- a CDS encoding glutaredoxin family protein, encoding MTFQPNSSLEQSEVDDIVETTLEENEVVLFMKGTQLMPQCGYSQRALELIGTYREDFETVDVLESLPEFRTALSEHSGWETIPQTFVDGEFVGGSDILAELDERGDLESTLTVE
- a CDS encoding DUF7110 family protein, which produces MSTEDSRHVYRLHSTLELPLEELHEFLETATYPEKVTDVELTRRNNTLILKAVSDDDSVSKYTPTAQLKASVTENRVYEEDPDERRNSFRWDEEEEDEIESELVEFAAFKGDRETVLQNSLLQYEMFQVLCAIAQETEKGTLTAISENDGELEATRIVDGEPRPADVEVVEGPRERKASSAGVNWRDNKFISD